TTGCAGGAATGAGGGGAGATGCTGGTAAACCTCTGCCGGAATACAGGGTGATGAAGAGCGAAGTTCTTCATCTTTTATTGACAGTTCTTCTTCATCGACAGTGGTATTTTCCGGATAATTCTGCCCATAGTTGGCAGTTGGCAGTGTTGGCAGTAAATTGGGGGTGTTTTTGGGGGCATATGATGAGTCAATGTATTGATATCCAGTGAATAAATCTTTTTGTAATTCTTTCAGGGTATATCCGTTTCCTACAATTTCTACTGCCATAACAGATGTTAATTTTTCAAGTTCCTCTTTTGAAAATCCCTTACGTCGTGCGCTTCTTCCCAAGGCGAGCATGGATTCGTGCCGGTTTCCTTTCTGCCAGGGGTGATATTGGAAGAAGGTGTGGACGAAGGCTTCGATATATCCGCAGGCTTCGGTGAGGGGCGGTATGGGAGAGAACTTGCCGTTGATACCTGTGGGGTAAGGGGTGCTGCTGCCGTTGGCATATGTATATTTGGGGGAGCGGACGAGTTGTGCCAGAGAAGGGTCGGTAGCCAGTTCTTCACGCCAGGGGTACGGTTCGGGAGCAGGGTTGTAGTAAGCGTTGGGGTCCCAGACGCAGGAACAGGGTTGGGTGATGCGGGCGCATTGCTCGTCGCAGGGATGTCCGGCGATGCGTTGCAGCGTTTGCTGGCAGATGGCGTAAGCGAGGGGATACTCTTCGGGGGTGTTGACATCAAGGTAAACGATGATTTTCAGCCCTTCGCCGGAGATGCTGTTGTGGGCGTAGGTCACGTAAGGCAGTTGGCAGAGCAGGTTCTTGATTTCGAGTGTCCGTTGGCCGCAGTGGTCGAGGTCGTACATGGCGAGGCTGCTCATCTTCTCCAGGTTGGCAGCTGCGTGGCTGCAATGAGGGCGGCAGATGCCTTCGACGATGACGACGGGCATTGAGTCTTTGGTCATCTTGGCTTCGTTTTCCCGGTCGGGACGGCCTTTCAGTTTCCGGTACGATTCGGTTTTGGGTTTCCATAGGGGGCTTGTTTCCTGCAGGTAGAGTTCGTGCAGGGTGATGATGGTGGATTCTTTGCTCCACAGGTTGTTGAAAAAAGAAAAAGAGAATTGCTTGCTTTGGGGTTGCGACGATGGGTCGGTTGTTTCCATGATTCGTTGTTTTTATTTATTATGATGTAGTTTGTGAGATAAAGAAAGGAAGATAGTAGTGGCAACACGAGTTTGCATAGAATGGTCGGTTCCTTAAATCGGGGGACAAAAGTAGGAACAATGTAAGGAAGATTGAAATGTTAAAAATAAGCGTAGATGTTGTATCAACGGATTTTTATTCTGCTACGATAATCTCAATGTCATAACCTATGAACGGTCCGCTCCGTCTATGGCTTATCGTTGATTTAATGATGCTTTGTTTGTATGTGTGATTGTATGTGTGTATATTTGTTGCATCAATAAGATAAATATACTGATAATCAAATAATGGCACGTCCGATTCAAAATACTCCTACTATAAAAGGTGAGGATGCTAAAAGATTTAGAAAAGAACTTTTGGAATCTCTTACCAAGAAGCTTACGCCCGAAGAAAAGGCTGCAAAGAAAAAGGAAATCAGAGAGATGGAAGAAAGTTATAATTTGTTAGTATCGATTTCTGGTGGAACATTCTATTGACTTTTGGGAGTTGCTGAAACAGGGAAAAGTAACAGTAACCCACTTAAATACAGATTATGAGTTTAAGTCGTTCAAATGTTAACGAACCTCTGTATTCTATTAAACCGTGTTATAAATCATCTTGCTTCGCCCCGAAAATTTGGAGATATGCCGAAAGTCCGTATCTTTGTACTGTGTTTTTCATAGTATTAGATTTAAGGTTAACAAAGATTGGCTGTCTGGGATAGATAGCCTTTTTTTATGTCCCTACCCTTCGTTACAGAATCAGCCAGATTGCGACTGCCGTGATACCATGTGGAACTGACATAAGAAGAAAGCATCCCTGCCAGATAGACAATTGAATTATTCCGCTTATTCCTTTTTTAGAATGATTTTGCCACCATATTGTCCTGCCACCAGTTTACGGAAACCGATGAATGCCTCGTATTCATCAGGAGCATAAATCCCTTTCGGCATGAATAAACGATGAACGATATGTATCTCCTTGTCCTTCACCTCGACACTGGAGTGGAAACTCCCGAATTTGCCCGTCACATCAATCGGTTTCGGAAGCCCTTCGATGGCATATCCTTCCGGCAAACGGATGCGGATGCTGTCTGTGTCCGAATAGCCGTAGTTGATGTGGATAGGATACGTGCGCTTCGTGACGGAAGGGACGCTGAATCCTTTTCTGAAAATGTTGGCGGGGACAAACAGGCGGTTTCCCGTCTTATGTCCGTATTGGTTGCTGTTGACGGAATAGTCGAAGGTGATGGACGGGGCTGTCTCTTTGCACTCTTTTATTTGCAGGTTCAGGATATCTGCTTGAGACAGGTTGATGTCCGCACGGATGCGGTCTTTCTGCTTGTTGGGTTGAAGGTAAACGATGCCCGCTTCGTCTTCGTATTGGAACAGGCGGGACACCTCGTTGACCGATATTTTCGCTTCCGCCGTGGGGGAGAGGGTGACTTCGGCGACGATGCATTGCGTGTTCAGCGAATCGGGATAAGTGGGCAGACGGTGTATCCTGCCGCCTTCCGGTTCTATCAACAGGGCGTCGTGTCCGGCAATGCCTTGATGGACGTAGCCGAAAGGAAGCTGCGGATTGGTACATTCCAGCCAGAGCGTATCCTGCGGAAGCGGGACTTGTAGAATGACATGGTTCATCTGGTTGGCGCTCGAAAAGTCGGGGAGCAGCCGTTCGTTGGTGGTGCTGATGACTGTGTAAGTAGAGGGAATACCCAGCTCTTTCAGCATGGCACGGGTGTAGTTGGACAAGCCTTTGCAGTCACCGAACCCCGTGCGGCAGACGTCTGCGGCGGCGATAGGCTGCAAGCCGCCGATGCCTAACTGGATACTGACGTAGCGGGTAGTCTTGGCGAGATAGTCGTAGACGGCTTTCACTTTCTCCCGGTCGGTGGAACAGTGGGCGGTCAGCTCGTGCAGTTTGGCGCGGAAAGGGTCGGTGAGCTGGTCGCGTCCGTCGAGCAGTTGGTACTGCCATTCTCCGTATTTCTGCCAGGTGCTCAAGTCTCCTTCGGATTTGTCGTACTTGAAAGCGGAAGGGGCGAAATAGACGCGGGGGAATAATTCGGCGGAGCTTGGACCGAAAGGTTCCCTGAGGATGGGAGACAGTCGGTGTGCGGTGACTTCTATCACTTGCTGGCCTTCGGGGCCGGTGGATTCTTTCGCTTCGATTCCTTTTCCCTGCGTGTTCAGTTCGCGGTATCGGCATCCCTGTCCGGCGGGAAGTTCAATCCGGTAGGCGGCTTTCTCTACGCCTTGGTTGAAGCTTGTTTGCGGGACGAAGGTGGAGTAGCCGATTAGTCCGTTGTTGCATTTCATTTCCCATTCGTACTTCACCGTGAAGGGGAAAGAGGGGTAGTTGCACTCGTAATAATAGAAATAATCGTCCGTGGTGAGCGAAGAGCTGTATTCGCTCTTTTGAAGGTCGGATTTCTTAATCTTGCGTACGGTCTGTCCCGAAGCGTTGATGATTTCTCCGGAGAATTTCTGTAAGGAACGGAACATGTCGCATCCGCAATAGAAGGCGGCGTCTTCCAGACCTTTGCGGTTGAGTATGGTGATAGTCCGGCTTTCCTTTTCTACGGATTGGGTCATTGACTTGCAGAGGATTTCTGTCCGGGCGTCCGTGACGACGGAGTTGGCATCCTTCATCGTGTCTTGTGCGCGGACGGGCGTTGCCAGAAGGCTCAGGCAAAAAACGACATAAGACAGGGTGGATACTTTCTTTATGAAGTGCTTTATGGAGTTGGATTGATTGGGATGTTTCATAATATATAAAGATTGAGCATTGTCAGTGCTATGCTTGCTCCGGCGCTACACCGGCTACGTCGGTTATATTTTCTTGAGTACTAATATCTCGTTGTTTTTCTCGGCAATCAGTTCCCAGAAGGATTTCACCAACTTGTATTCGCTGGTGGGATAAATCAGTTTGTTGGAACTGAACGAGTAGGTGATGATAAGCTGGTTGCCGTTCTGATGTACGAGGTAGCGGCAGAATCCCTGTTTGTCTTCCGTAAACGCATTCAAGGGAGCCGGCAGCTCGTCGACGGTATATCCTTCGGGGATGGTGAGGTTGGTCACTTGAATGATTTGTTCGGCATAAGGCATTTCCAGCGGCAGTTGGCGTTCGGCCTGGGTGAACGGGCATTTGCTGACATGCAGGAAAACCATCGGGTTGATGTAAATCAGATTGTCGTTCACGTTCGCTTGTTTTTCAAATTCGAGTCTCTCCTTTACGATGGAAGAGAAAGCGTTCACGTCTGTGGTTGAGAATGTTTTCAC
This portion of the Bacteroides acidifaciens genome encodes:
- a CDS encoding transglutaminase domain-containing protein; the protein is MKHPNQSNSIKHFIKKVSTLSYVVFCLSLLATPVRAQDTMKDANSVVTDARTEILCKSMTQSVEKESRTITILNRKGLEDAAFYCGCDMFRSLQKFSGEIINASGQTVRKIKKSDLQKSEYSSSLTTDDYFYYYECNYPSFPFTVKYEWEMKCNNGLIGYSTFVPQTSFNQGVEKAAYRIELPAGQGCRYRELNTQGKGIEAKESTGPEGQQVIEVTAHRLSPILREPFGPSSAELFPRVYFAPSAFKYDKSEGDLSTWQKYGEWQYQLLDGRDQLTDPFRAKLHELTAHCSTDREKVKAVYDYLAKTTRYVSIQLGIGGLQPIAAADVCRTGFGDCKGLSNYTRAMLKELGIPSTYTVISTTNERLLPDFSSANQMNHVILQVPLPQDTLWLECTNPQLPFGYVHQGIAGHDALLIEPEGGRIHRLPTYPDSLNTQCIVAEVTLSPTAEAKISVNEVSRLFQYEDEAGIVYLQPNKQKDRIRADINLSQADILNLQIKECKETAPSITFDYSVNSNQYGHKTGNRLFVPANIFRKGFSVPSVTKRTYPIHINYGYSDTDSIRIRLPEGYAIEGLPKPIDVTGKFGSFHSSVEVKDKEIHIVHRLFMPKGIYAPDEYEAFIGFRKLVAGQYGGKIILKKE